The genome window ACGGCATCCGGTCCCCCGGCGACGGCATCCGATGCTCCCGCGTGACGGCCGCCCCGCCGGCGGACCGGCGGCCCGCGCGTTCCCCGGCCCGTCCGGCCGCCGGTGTGCCCGGGCCGCCCGGCCGGCACGGCGATCCCACCGGCTCGGCCACTGGCCCACCCCTTCCGGAGCGCGTGGTAGGGCGGGCCCGCATCGGTGGCCCGGGTACGGCGGGGCCCGCGTCCCGCGTTCGCCGCCCCGCCGGACGGGCAAGAATCCATGACCAGGGAAGTGACGCCCCAGCGGGCGGGAGATCGGGCTCCTGGGGCGTGATCGGATGGGAGCGGGGGTGAGCCCATGCCCGTCACGGCACGCCGTGTGTACGACGAGCCCACATCGGACGACGGCGTCCGGGTCCTGGTGGACCGCATCTGGCCGCGCGGCCTGACCAAGGAGGCAGCCCGGCTGGACGAGTGGATCAAGGATGTGGCGCCCTCGGCCGAGCTGCGGGTCTGGTACGGGCACGTCCCCGAGCGCTTCCCGGAGTTCCGCAGCCGCTACCTCGCCGAGCTCGCCGAGCCGCGCCGCCAGGCCGCGCTCCAGCACCTCCGCGACCTGTCGAAGCAGGGCAGGCTGACCCTGCTCACCGCCACCAAGGACGTCGAGCACAGCAACGCGGCCGTCCTCGCCGAGGTGCTGTCGGACTCCTGAGCCGCCGCCGGGGCGACGGTCCACCCTGCCGGCGCCGCCCGCGCGACCCGGCCGAACGCCAGAGCAGCCCGCGGCGGCCCGCCAACGTCGATGGCGCATGTGGAGCGGAACCGGTCGCCGTCCGCCGGCCGGGGTCGGTGCCGCCGCTCATCGCCGGGCGGGATCATGTGACGGCCGGCGGGCGCGCCTGGAGGCCGGCCGCGTCGCCTCGGGGCATGGGCCGGCCCTGCCGGCTCAGTGGATCTCCCGGGTGTGGTCGCCGGGCACGAGGCGCAGCCGTACGGTCGCCGGGAGCCGGTCCAGCCCGAGCGAGGAGCGCAGCGCGGGTACGGCCTCGGTGCTGAGCCGCCCGACCAGGCCGGCGAGATCGGCCGAGTCCCGGGTGGTGACGTTCACCGCGAGCCGGGGCTCCTCGGGGGTGCCCCGCAGCACGGCATGGGCCCGCCGTACCGCCGGATAGCCGCGCACCTGGTCGGCCAGGGCCCGGCTCGCCGGAGCGCCGCGGATCTCGGTCACCCCGGACGGGCCCTCTTCCAGGCGCAGCCGCCGGAGCCGGGTGGGCCGGACCAGGGCGAGCAGCCAGTCGAGCCCAATGGCCCCGATGATCAGCCCGAGGGCGGCCACGACCGGCCAGAACCACCCGGAGGTGCGGGCGAAGCCGGCGACCCTCTCGTCGAGCAAGGGTCCCCGGGCCGCCTCCGCCCCGAACAGGCCGAGGCCCCGGGCGAGTGCGAGCCCACCGGCGGCGAGCAGCACGAGCCCCACGACGGTGAGGCCGATGCGGTTGGCCGCTCCCCGGTTCATGGTCATCCTCCTTCCGCCCGCCGCGCCCGGCACTGGTTGCCGGGCGGGGGTCACCGGGCGCGTCAGGCCGGCCCGCCGATCACCGGCCGGGCCGGTCAGGCCGGGCCTCGCACCCGGACGTGCACCCGTGGCCGCTGGAGCGGGGCGAGCCGCTCCAGTTCTCCGTCCACGGCCTGGCGCACGCGCTCGGAGACCGTCGCCGTGTCCCGCAGGTCCGTGCGCGCCCGCACGTCGACCTGGGAACCGCGGATCCGCGCCCTGGCCCGCCGCACGCCGGGCGCCTCCCGGGCCACCCGGGAGAGCCGCCCCGCCAGCGCGCGGCGCGGCATCGCGATCACCAGATCGGGATCCCCGGTGCGCAGCGCGACCATCCGGCCGCGGCCCGGCACCAGGGCGATCAGCAGGAGCAGCAGGCCGAGCAGGGCGAGCGCGCCCGCCACCGCCATCGCCCGCGTGTCGTTCCAGGGCGTGCTCCGCGCCCATCCGGCCACCGTGTCGTACGGCACGAGCCGGAGCGGGCGGCCGAGCAACGCCGAGATCACCTCGATCGCGGTCACCACGCCGGCGACGAGCAGCACCAGGGCGGTGAGGAACGCGGGAACCGCGCGGGTCGGCCGGAGCGCGGAGCGTGCGGCCCGGCGCGCGACCCGCCCGTCCGGAGACCGGCCGCCCCCGTCGCGCTCCGCACCGGGGCCGGGTGCGGTCATGTCAGCCGGTGCGGTCAGGCGCTCGGGCCGCGGCCCGGGCTCCGGAGCCGGGTGGCCTGCGTTCACCGCGAATCACCCCCCACGGGCACGAGCCGGACGACGTCGATGTCGACGTTCACCACCGGCACCCCGGTGAGGCGGGACACCCGGTGCCGCAGCCGCTCCCGGAGATCTCCCGCGACACTCGGTACCGGTGCCGGGTAGCGGACCTCCAGGTCGACGTGGACGACGGCGGCGCCGCCGGCGAGCTCCGCGGTGACCCGCGGGGTGCCGGCGAGCCGCTCGTCCTCGGCCGCGACCCGCTCGGCGATCTTGACGAAGGCGCGGCCCGACACGGTCGTGGCGCCGCCTACCTGAGCGCTCATTGCCGCCGCAGGTGGACGCTCGGCATCTGAACGCCGCCCTCCATCATGAGGCCGACGAAGAAGCCGATCACGCCGAGGATGAGAACGAGCAGGAGCGCGCCCGCACCCCCGAAGGCGCCCACGATCCCCAGGACCGTGCCGAACGCGAGCCCGGCCAGGGCCCATACCGGGAAATCACTCATGACTGTTGTCCTTTCGCCGGCCCCCGGCCGGCGTCCTCGATGACCACGTCGTCGATCACGACGTGCACCTGCCTGCCCCCGGCGAGATCGCCGACGGCGTCACGCACCGACCTGGCGAGCTCGGGGAGCCGCGTGCCGTACCGGGCGGCCACATGGATCTCGATCTCGTCGCCGTGCACCGCGACGCCCTGGACGGTGTGCCCGGGCAGTGGGGTCGCCACCGTGCCCAGGCGGCCGCCGGAGAGACCGGCGACGCCGGGGCAGGCCGCCACCCGTTCCGCGATCTCCCTCACGGAGGCCTTTCCTCCACGGTGTCCGGTGGCGGTCATTGGACCCGCTGCCCCGTCCCGGCGCCGACCGGCTCTTCGTCCGGGAGGTGCACGTCGTCGACGGTGACGTTGACCTCGGTGACCTCCAGGCCGCACATCTGCTCGACCGCGTCGGCCACGTTGTCCCGCACCGCCTCGGCCAGCTCCGGAATGGAGGTGCCGTACTCGACCACGAGGTGGATGTCGGCCGCGGCCTGCCGCTCACCGACCTCCACCGCGATGCCGCGCGTGACGCTCTCCTCGCCGCCGAGCCTGCCCTTCAGCGCGCCGAACGCCCGGGCCGCGACCGTGCCGAAGTCGTAGACCCCCTTGATCTGCCGCGCCGCCATTCCTGCGATCTTGGCGACGACCTGGCTGGCGATGCTCGTCCGGCCCCGTTCCGTCGCGAGGCGCCCGGTGTCCGGGCCGTGGGCGCCGCGCTCGGCGGGCGTGCTGCTCTCGGTCATCAGACTTCCCCCGATTTGACCTCCGCGAGGACCACCTCGCGGATTCGTTCGCGTAATACCCGATCCATCCCGATTCATCGGGGGCGCCGGGGCGAGGTTGGGTCATGGAAAACCCCCGAGTGCGCCAAGCGTGTCGGGATCGCGAGATCTCCGCCGGCGACGGGGCCGGCCCTTGAACGCGACTTCGCGGGCCATGCACGCATCCCGCGTCCGTGGACGCATCCCACGGCCATGGACCGTCACCGCCCGGGCGCGGGTCTCCGGTGGTGGGCCAGTCCGGGTGCCGGAGTGGGCCGGAGTAAGTGGGTCACGTCCGGGTGCCGGACGCGGGCGGCCCCCGGGCACGGCCGACCGGCGAGCCGTGTGACCGCGCCGCCCGGCCGTGCCGTACGGCAAGCCGTGCCGTGCGGCAAGGGGAACCCGCGCGCGCCCGTGGCAGGGGAGTCCGCGGTGTGGGGGATCACCGCACGGCCGGCCGCCGTGCCGCACAACGCATCCCGCCACGGACCCGCCGTGCCGCACAACGCATCCCGCCACGGACCCGCCGTGCCGCACAACGACTCCGGCCGCGGACCCGCCGTGCCGCGCGACGCTCCGCGGCCATGGCTTCACCGTCTTGACCCGCCGCGGAACCTCCCAAGGCGGGGATCACCCGTCGCATCCGGCCCCCGGGCGAGCGCGATGCGGCGAATTTACCGGCTCTGTACGGCCCGCAGGTTTCACCGCTGAGCCGGGGGCATGGCGTGGATTGAGGCATATCCCGCGCGGCCACACGCCGGGCGACACGGAGCCGGAGGGGCGAATGAAAGAGGAACTCAAGACGGGGTCGGCCATTCTCGTGGGCTACTACCTCGGCAAGCACAACAAGTTCCGCACGGCCGCCGCTCTGGCGCTGATGCTCCTCGCCGGCCGGCTGCGCGGCGAGGCCGGGCTCGGCGGCCTGCTCGACCAGGCCGGCAAGCTCCTCGGCGGCACCGCCCCGGACCTGGGCAAGGTCACCGGATCGGTCGCCGAGCGGGTGCGCGGCGACCTCGTCGAGGCCGGGAAGAGCGCGGCCAAGGCCGCGGCGAGCCGGCGGATCGACGCGCTGAGCGACCGGCTCCACCGCCGGGCCGAGGCCCTGCGCCACCCGGAGGAAGCACCCGCCGAGGCCGAAGAGGCCGGAGCGGAGAGCGCGCAGGAGGAGGCCGCGGCGCCGGAGCCCAGGATCAAGGTTCCGCGTCCCCGGACCCACCGGGCCCCTGAGCCCGAGCCCGAGGACCTCGCCGAGGAAGAGCTCTACGAGGAGGAGCCGGAGGAGTACGAGGCCGAGGAGCGGCCGGCGCCGCCCCGCCGTACCTCCAAGCCCGTCACCCGCCGGAGGTAGCCACGATGGCCGAGGAAGCACAGCGCGCACAGCAGGCGCCCGAGGAACAGGTCGCACCGACGGCGCGGCTCGCCGCGGAGGCGAAGAACCTCGCCACGGCGCTGGCGGAACGGTCGCTGTCCACCGTGACCCACAAGGTCGATGAGATGGTCGGCCGGCTCACCGACTACGCCGAGCACGGCGGCGCGAGCCTCGCCGGTGCGAGCGGCGGCAAGAAGCTCGGCGCGCTCGCCCTGAAGCTCGGGGAGAAGCTGCCCGGGGTCGGCGGCATGCTCGAGGGCCTCACCGAGGGCGACGGCCGGCATCCCGTCCGCTCGGCCCTCATGACCTACGCCAAGGAGAAGGTCAAGGGCTTCTTCGGCGGCGGGGGCAAGGGAAAGGGCCGCAAGGGCAAGAAGCAGAAGGTCGTCAACATCGTCGAGTCCATCGACATCGGCGCCCCGCGGCGGATCGTCTACGACCAGTGGACGCGGTTCGAGGACTTCCCGAGCTTCATGAAGAAGGTCGAGACCGTCGAGCAGAAGTCCGACGAGAAGCTGAGCTGGAAGGCACAGGTCTTCTGGTCGCACCGCACCTGGGAGTCGACGATCCTCGAGCAGATCCCCGACCAGCGGATCATCTGGCGGTCGCAGGGGCCGAAGGGCTACGTGGACGGCGCGGTGACCTTCCATGAGCTCGGCCCGGACCTCACCCGGGTCCTGCTCGTCCTCGAGTACCACCCGCAGGGCCTGTTCGAGCGCACCGGCAACATCTGGCGCGCCCAGGGACGGCGGGTGCGCCTGGAGCTCAAGCACTTCCGCCGGCACGTCATGACGAACGTGCTGCTCCACCCGGACGACCTGCAGGGCTGGCGGGGCGAGATCCGCGACAGCAAGGTCGTGAAGGACCAGGAGACCGCGCTCCGCGAGGAACGGGAGCGCGCGGGGACGGCAGCCGGGCCCGCGGCCGGGGAGGCCGGGGAGGAGGCCCAGGCGGAGACCGGAGAGCCCGCGGCCGAGGAGGGCCGCGAGGAGATCGAGGAGCCGGCGGCCGAGGAAGGCCGGGAGGAGGAGGCCCTCGAGGAGGGCGCCGAAGAAGCCGAAGAGGCCGAAGAAGAGGAAGAGCCCGAGTACGCGACGGCCTCGGCCGCACCGGGCAGGCGGGCGAGGGCGGCCGGCAGGCCGGCCACGCCGCGGGCCCGGGGCGCCGAACCGCCGCCGTACGAGGCAGCGGAAGAGGAACGTCCGGTACGGCGTCGCCGCCCGCAGGCGCACTAGGTCCCGGGCAGCAGCCCGCGGCCGGTCGCCACCCGGCGTCGGCGCCGCCGTCCCGAGGGACTGCCGGCGCGAACACGCCACACGAGAAGAGAGAGAAGCAATGACCGTAACCGTTCCACCGGCGGGTGGCGCACCGGCCGGCGGAGGCGCGACCGGGTCCGGCCTCGCCGACGTGATCGACACGATCCTCGACAAGGGCCTGGTGATCGACGCCTACGTCCGGGTCTCGCTCGTCGGCATCGAGGTGCTGACCATCGACGCGCGCGTCGTGGTGGCGAGCGTGGACACCTACCTCCGCTTCGCCTCCGCGGTGAACCGGCTGGACCTCACCGAGACGCAGGACGGGCTCCCCGAGCTGGTCGGCGGCCTCACCGAGGGGGTCGCGCACGGCAAGTCCAAGGGGGTGGCCAAGGGCGTGATCGAGGCCGCCGGGGACAAGCTGCGCGAGTTCGCCGCGTCCGAGGAAGACCGCCGCGCCGTGCGACGGCGGCGGGGGGAGTGACATGTCGGGTTCCACCCATACGACGGAACGCGGGACCGGCCGGGCGGCCGAGGCCGCGCCCCCGGCGACGGACCGGTTCGCCTGCTACGTGTACGGCATCGTGCCGGAGGACGTGGAGGTCTCCCCCGGCACCGTGGGCGTGGGCGAGCCGGCCGGCCAGGTCACGCTGGTCCGGCACGGCGAGATCGCCGCGCTCGTCAGCCCGGTGGACGTGGACCGGCCCCTGGGCCGGGCCTCGGACCTGGTCGCGCACGAGCGGCTGCTCGACGGCGCGGCCGCCGAGGTGCCCGTGCTGCCGTTCCGGTTCGGCGCGGTGCTGACCAGCCCTGAGGCGGTGGTCGAGGAGCTGCTCGCCCCGCACCACGACCAGTTCGCGGCCGCGCTGCGGCAGCTCGAGGGCAAGGCGCAGCACGTGCTGAAGGCGCGCTACGCCGAGCGGCCGGTGCTCCTGGAGATCCTCCGGGAGAACGCCGAGGCGAGGCGGCTCCGGGACCGGATCCGCGACCTTCCGGAGGACGCCACCCGCACGGAGCGGATCCGGCTGGGCGAGCTGATCACGCAGGCGATCGAGGCGAAGCGGGAGGCCGACACCCAGGCGGTGCTCGACCGGTTCGCGTCCTGCACGGTGGCCGCGAACGTGCGCGACCCCAGCCACGAGCGGGACGCCGCACACGTCGCCTTCCTGGTGGAACACGCCAAGGCGGACGAGTTCGCCGAGGCGGTCGAGGAGCTCAGCGACGAGTGGGCGGACCGGGTCGAGGTTCGCGTGCTCGGCCCGATGGCGCCGTACGACTTCGTGGTGGCCGAGGGCTGACCCATGCGCGGGAAGGAGGGCCGGGCGTGATGTTCGGGTGGCTCATCGGCTTGCCGCTCGCCCCGGTCCGCCTGGTGATCAGGATGGGCCAGCTCATCCAGGAACAGGCCGAGCACGAGCTGCGGGATCCGGCCGCGGTACGCCGCCGCCTCGAGGCGATCGAGGAGGCGCGGAGCGCGGGTGAGATCTCCGCGGAAGAGGAGGAGCAGGCGATCGACGAGGTGCTCCGGCTGATGTCCGGGACGCGGGGAGGGTGATGATCCGTGCCTCCCGAACGACGACGGCCCCGCTATGCGGAGGAGCCCGAGCCGCAGGAGGCGGTGGGCGAGTCCGCGGATGAGGCCTACGACGAGGCCTACGACGACGTTTACGACGAGGAGCCGGCGTACGACGAGGAGGCGGCGTACGAGGAGCCGCGGGCGCGCCGGCCCCGCCGCCCGCTCACCGCGGCGGCGGCCGCCCAGGCCGGCCTGCGCCACATCGCCCAGCTCACCAGCCGGGACCCGGAGGCCGTGACGCTGGTCGCGCCGCGGGAGCACGGCTGGGTGGTGGACGTGGAGGTGCTCGAGGACCACCGCATCCCGTCGTCGAGCGACATCCTCGCCATCTACGAGATCGAGATGGACGACGAGGGCGACCTGCTCTCCTACCGGCGGACCCGGCGCTACCGCCGCGGACCCGTGGAGTTCACCGAAGGATCGTCATGAGCGACCCCGCCCGCTACCGCCAGCAGTACCCCTCGCCCGCCTCGGCGGGCGGTGGCGGCACCAACCTCGGCGACATCCTCGAACGGGTGCTCGACCGCGGGGTGGTGATCGCGGGCGACATCCGGGTCAACCTGCTCGACATCGAACTGCTGACCATCAAGCTGCGCCTGCTGATCGCATCGGTCGACACCGCCCGCGAGCTCGGCATCGACTGGTGGGAGCACGACCCCTGGCTCACCGGGAAGAGCCGCGAGCTGGTCGATGAGAACCGGCGGCTGCGGGAACGCCTCGCCGCCGTGGAGGAGCGCCTCGCGGAGACCCGGCCGGTCGAGGGCCACGTGGTGGAGGACGAGCCGATCGAGCGGCGGGCCACGCGCAGAGCGGAGCGGCGCCGTGACTGACACCGGTGTCTACCTGTACGCGATCACCCCGGAGACGGTCCGCGGGGACGGCCTCACCGGCATCGGCCAGGCCCCGGTCTACGCGATCACGCATCGCGGGCTCGCCGCCCACGCCAGCGCCGTACCGCTGGACCGGTTCGGCGAGGAGCCGCTGCGCCGCAACCTGGAGGACCTCGACTGGGTGGAGGAGGTGGCCCGCGCCCACCACCGGGTGGTGTCCGCGCTCGCCGCCGAGGGCGCCACCGCCCCGGTCCGGCTCGTCGTCGTGTACACCGGCGACGAGCAGATCCGCGACCTGCTCGACCGCCGGCACGACGCGTTCGCGGAGGTCCTGGAGCTCGTCGACGGCCGGCAGGAGTGGGGCGTCAAGGCGTACGCCACCCCGGTGCCGTCCGGCGGCGGGAGCGGTGAGGGCCGCGTCCCGGCGGGCCGCGGCGGGAGCGGCGGCGCCAAGGGCGGCGGTGCCGGGTTGGCCTACCTGCAGCGGCGCAAGGCGGCGCTGCGCAGCCGTGACGACCTGTGGCGCCGCGGGGCCGCGCAGGCGGAGCGCCTCCACGCGGCCCTGTCGGCGATCGCCGTGGCCGGCCGGCGGCACCGCCCGCAGGATCCGCGCCTGTCCGGCCGGAGCGACTGCATGGTGCTCAACGGCGCGTACCTCCTCGACCCCGATCGGCTGCCGCGGTTCACCGCCGTCCTCGACGCGTTCCAGGGCCAAGGGCTGGACATCGAGCTCACCGGGCCCTGGGCGCCCTACTCGTTCACCACGCTCGAGCTCGATCCGCCCGGTGGCGCGGAGCCCGCCGGCGACACCGAGGAAGGAGCGGACCGCAGGTGACCCTGGAGACCATCACCGGAACGGCCGGCACCACCCGGGGCGAGGCGCTCGCCGCCGAGGGCCGGCTGCCGTCCGAGCGCGTGGCGCTCGTCGACCTGCTCGACCGGCTCCTCGCGGGCGGGGTGGTGATCGTGGGCGACCTCGTGCTCTCCATCGCCGACATCGATCTGGTGCGGATCTCCCTGCGGGCGATCATCGCGTCGATCGAGGGCGACGAGCCGGACGAGCCGCTGCGCGGCGAGCTCCGGGAGGGGCCATGAACGAGCCCGGCCGGTGGCGCTTCACCGCCGACCCGGAGGAGGTCGAGCGCGACCTGAGCAGGCTGGTGCTCACCGTGGTCGAGCTGCTCCGGCAGCTCATCGAGCGCCAGTGCCTGCGGCGGATGGACCGGGGCGACCTCACCGACGAGCAGATCGAGATGCTCGGCCTCACCCTCATGCGCCTCGAGGAGGCCATGGAGGAGCTGTGCGAGCACTTCGATCTCACGCTCAGCGACCTCAACCTCGACCTGGGGCCGCTCGGCACCCTGCTGCCGACCGATCGCTGAGCCTTCCGCGGGATGACCCCGGACCGCGGCGCCGTGCCGTACGGGCCGGCGGGCCGCCCACCGGGCCGGCGGTCATGGGCGGCGGACGGCGCGCTCGCACCCCGCCGCGCGGGCCCTCGCCCATGCCGCGCGCCGGGCGCGGTCCCACCCGGTCGCCGGGCCGTGAGGCCGGGTGCGGTCATGCCGGCCGGGCTCAGGGCTCGACCAGCCCGGCCCGGATGGCGTACCGGGTGAGCTCCAGCCGGTCCCGCATGCCCAGCTTGGCGAGCACGTTGGCGCGGTGCCGGTCCACGGTCTTGACGCTGATCTGCAGGGTCTCGGCGATCTCCTTGGAGGAGTAACCCTCGGCGATCAGCTTGACGATCTCCTCCTCGCGCGGGGTGAGCACGCTGTCGGGCACCCGCTCCCCCCGCCGGGCGCGGGCGAGGTAGTCGCGGATCAGCGCGGTGACCGCGCCGGGGTACAGGAACGGCTCGCCGCGCATCGCCGCCCGGCAGGCCTCCAGCAGGTCGCGGTCGGCCACCGACTTCAGCACGTACCCGGAGGCCCCGGCCTTCAGCGACTCGAAGAAGTACTGCTCGTTGTCGTACATCGAGAGCATGAGGATGCGGATCCCCGGGGCCCGGCGGGAGATCTCCCGGGCGGCCTGGATCCCGGTCATCCGGGGCATGGCGATGTCGAGGATCGCCAGGTCCACCTCGCCCTCCCGGGCCGCGGCCACGGCCTCGGCGCCGTCGGCCGCCTCGGCCACCACGGTCAGATCCGGCTCGGCGTCCAGGATCAGCCGCAGGCCGCGGCGCACCAGGGCGTGGTCGTCCGCCAGCAGGATCCGCGTCACCGTCCGCTGGGCGTCCCGGGTGCCCGTCATCTTCCGATCCACCTCTCCTCCCACAGCGCACCCTCACCCGCCTCGTTCCGCCGTACGGCCGGCGAGCGGCACCTCCAGCAGCACCTCGGTGCCCTCGCCCGGTGGGGAGTCGATCGACAGGCGGGCGCCGATCAGCAGCGCCCGCTCGCGCATGCCGCGGATACCGGCGCCCTCCCGGTCCACCCCGCCGCGCCCGTCGTCGGTGATGCGGAGCCGTACCATGCCGCGTTCGGCGGTGAGCGTCAGCCACACCCGGCTCGCCTTGGCGTGGCGGGAGATGTTCGTCAGGCTCTCCTGCGCGATCCGGTAGATCACCAGTTCCGCTTCGCTGCTCAGCTCGGGTAGGTCGGGGTCGCACCTGCGCTCCACCGGCACGCCGCTGGCGCGGGAGAACTCCGCCGCGAGCGCGCTGAGCGCACTGAGCAGTCCCAGGTCCTCCAGCACCCCGGGGCGCAGCCGGCGGGCCACCTGCCGCACCTCGTCCAGCGACGAGCGCACCGTCTCCTGCACCGCCTGCAGCTCCTCGCGGAGGTTCCGCGGGGCGCGGTCCACCACGCGCTTGAGCTCCAGCAGCGCCACGGTCAGCGTCTGCCCGATCTCGTCGTGCAGCTCCTGGGCGATGCGCTGCCGTTCGGCCTCCTGGGCGGCGAGGACGTGGGCGGTGCTGAAGCTGCGCTCGGCCTCCAGCCGGTCGAGCATCGCGTTGAAGCTCTCGATCAGGTCGGCCAGGTCGCCGTTGCCGCGGTCGGTGAGGCGGGCGCTGCTGCCCATCAGGTCGACGCGGCGCATCAGCGCGGTGAGCGCCTCCAGGGGCGCCAGGCTCTTGCGCAGCAGGATCGCGTTGACCGCGAGGATCACCCCGAGGCCCACGATCAGCACCGGCACCTCGGCCGGCAGCACCGGCGCCGAGACCGTGACCGGGGAGACCGCCAGCACCAGCGTGCCGGCGGTGAACACCAGCCCGTTGGAGAGGAACAGCCGGCGGAACAGCGCCTGGGCGGGCGAGAGTCGCGCGCCCCGCCGGCGGATCTGGCGCGGGCCGGTGCCCGTGGGGGCTCCGGAGGGTCCGGCCCCGTCGCCGGCCGCGGGCCGGGTCACCGCCACCGCGCCCTCGGCCGATCCGCGGCCACGCTCCTCCGCTCGCCGATCGGTCCGCACCTCGGCACGCCGTTCCTCCGGGCGGCCACCGCGTTCACCCCGGTCCGTCATCCTGTGGTTCACCCCGTGCGCCGCGCGCCCGTGCGCACCGGCCTACTGTCCACCCTGCCATAGATGGCGGGAGGTTCCGGTATGCGAGCGTGCCCTGGTCCCCCGTCTGGTCCCAGAAACCTCCCATTGCCCGGCTTTTACACATCTCACCCCCGCCGAGATGGGTGGTAGGCCTGATTTCCTGATGAACGTCTGGGTAAGAAAATGGAAATGGGAGACGGAACGCAGGAGGAGTGCGCATGACGGTGACCGCGAGCGATCCCACGCCCGCGGCCGCTTTCGCATGCCCTGACGCCGCACCCCTCGGCATCCCGCCGGGTCGGCCCCACAGCACGCCGACGGTCTTCCGGCGGCGGACTCCGTCCCCGTACCCTCCGCATCGCCTGCGCCGTGCACGCCGGGGTAAACGCACGCGGCAGATCCGGCGCGGGGTAGACGACGACCGATCCGCATGCCCGCCCGGAACACCGGGTCCGCCGCCCACCCCGTCGCGGCCTCACAGCCGCCCCATCGCCGCGGCGCAGCGCTCTTGATCCTCCGCTGAGCCGCATCGCGGCGTCCACGCCATCTCAGACTTCGGCGGTGTGCGGCGGGGACGCGCTCCGGCCGTCCCATCCCCCTGGGCACTCCCCACGGCCTGCCGGCCCGTGTGCCCGGCCGGATCGCCCTGCCGTCACCGCACGTGATCGACCATGCCCGTTCGGTGTGCCCGCGTGGCGCACCCCAGATGAAAGGTGACCGCACCATGACCGGTATCCGGACGACACGGAATGCCGGGCCGCGCGTCCCGGCGTTCCCGGCCGCCACGGCTGATTCGGCGATATCGGCGGCCACCGCGACCTCGCTCCGTCACGGACCCCCGGGGCGTGGTCGATGAGCGCGATCCTCGCTCTCACGATCTTCGTGGTGGCGTTCGGGTTCATCGCCACCGAGAAGGTCGACAAGGTCAAGGTGGTGCTCATCGCCGCCGGCCTGATGGCCCTCACCGGGCTCATCCCCGGCGACGAGGTGTTCTTCTCCGAGCACGCCGGCATCGACTGGAACGTCATCTTCCTGCTGCTCGGCATGATGATCATCGTCGGGATCATCATGCAGACCGGCGTGTTCGACTACCTGGCCATCTGGGCGGCCAAGCGCTCCCGCGGCCGGCCGTACCGGCTGATGCTGATGCTGATGGCCATCACGGCGATCGCCTCGCCGTTCCTCGACAACGTCACCACCATCATGCTCGTCGCGCCGGTCACCCTGGTGGTGTGCGACCGGCTGCGGATCTCGCCCAAGCCCTACCTGATCGCGGAGGTGCTCGCCTCCAACATCGGCGGCGCCTCCACCCTCATCGGCGACCCGCCCAACATCATCATCGGCAGCCGGGCCGGGCTGAGCTTCAACGACTTCCTCCTGCACATGACGCCGGCCGTCATCATCACGATGGCGGTCTTCCTCCCGCTGTGCTGGCTGATGTTCCGCCGGTCCTTCCAGTACAACCCCGAGCACGTCGCGGAGGTCATGGAGCTGCAGGAGGGGC of Thermobispora bispora DSM 43833 contains these proteins:
- a CDS encoding GvpL/GvpF family gas vesicle protein, with the protein product MTDTGVYLYAITPETVRGDGLTGIGQAPVYAITHRGLAAHASAVPLDRFGEEPLRRNLEDLDWVEEVARAHHRVVSALAAEGATAPVRLVVVYTGDEQIRDLLDRRHDAFAEVLELVDGRQEWGVKAYATPVPSGGGSGEGRVPAGRGGSGGAKGGGAGLAYLQRRKAALRSRDDLWRRGAAQAERLHAALSAIAVAGRRHRPQDPRLSGRSDCMVLNGAYLLDPDRLPRFTAVLDAFQGQGLDIELTGPWAPYSFTTLELDPPGGAEPAGDTEEGADRR
- a CDS encoding gas vesicle protein translates to MTLETITGTAGTTRGEALAAEGRLPSERVALVDLLDRLLAGGVVIVGDLVLSIADIDLVRISLRAIIASIEGDEPDEPLRGELREGP
- a CDS encoding gas vesicle protein K — translated: MNEPGRWRFTADPEEVERDLSRLVLTVVELLRQLIERQCLRRMDRGDLTDEQIEMLGLTLMRLEEAMEELCEHFDLTLSDLNLDLGPLGTLLPTDR
- a CDS encoding response regulator, giving the protein MTGTRDAQRTVTRILLADDHALVRRGLRLILDAEPDLTVVAEAADGAEAVAAAREGEVDLAILDIAMPRMTGIQAAREISRRAPGIRILMLSMYDNEQYFFESLKAGASGYVLKSVADRDLLEACRAAMRGEPFLYPGAVTALIRDYLARARRGERVPDSVLTPREEEIVKLIAEGYSSKEIAETLQISVKTVDRHRANVLAKLGMRDRLELTRYAIRAGLVEP
- a CDS encoding sensor histidine kinase, with product MTDRGERGGRPEERRAEVRTDRRAEERGRGSAEGAVAVTRPAAGDGAGPSGAPTGTGPRQIRRRGARLSPAQALFRRLFLSNGLVFTAGTLVLAVSPVTVSAPVLPAEVPVLIVGLGVILAVNAILLRKSLAPLEALTALMRRVDLMGSSARLTDRGNGDLADLIESFNAMLDRLEAERSFSTAHVLAAQEAERQRIAQELHDEIGQTLTVALLELKRVVDRAPRNLREELQAVQETVRSSLDEVRQVARRLRPGVLEDLGLLSALSALAAEFSRASGVPVERRCDPDLPELSSEAELVIYRIAQESLTNISRHAKASRVWLTLTAERGMVRLRITDDGRGGVDREGAGIRGMRERALLIGARLSIDSPPGEGTEVLLEVPLAGRTAERGG
- a CDS encoding ArsB/NhaD family transporter, with amino-acid sequence MSAILALTIFVVAFGFIATEKVDKVKVVLIAAGLMALTGLIPGDEVFFSEHAGIDWNVIFLLLGMMIIVGIIMQTGVFDYLAIWAAKRSRGRPYRLMLMLMAITAIASPFLDNVTTIMLVAPVTLVVCDRLRISPKPYLIAEVLASNIGGASTLIGDPPNIIIGSRAGLSFNDFLLHMTPAVIITMAVFLPLCWLMFRRSFQYNPEHVAEVMELQEGRAIKDSRLLVRCLIVLGLVIIGFGLHAVVHVEPSIVALLGAGAMILVSGVDVHDVLRRVEWPTLVFFMGLFVMVAGLSHTGVIETAGRWVVELVGDNYFAAASSLLYGSAVLGAFFDNIPYTATMAPIVEALADQVTDPQIAQALWWAFALGADYSGNGTAVAASANVVAIGLAARSGQHISFWEFTRYGLLVTFVSTVVAWLYVTLRYFV